A single Tenacibaculum sp. 190524A02b DNA region contains:
- a CDS encoding PAS domain-containing sensor histidine kinase, with translation MIKKEDKVVFNALFEAVSEAVIVVNEQQVISMINSSAEQIFGYKATELIGEHLETLIPKKYKPNHGSHFKSFLTAKEKRQMGQGRDLYALHKKGNVFPIEVGLNPLEIEGVQYIMALVVDISLRKYQELEILELNTRLENKVKERTRNLRTTVEELEKINRELDEENKKRIAAESKAKEALKKERELNELKTRFLSLVSHEFKTPLSGILTSSMLLAKYKLTEQQEKREKHLAVINNKVHYLNNILNDFLSVEKLEKGEIKYTIENFDVVKVVHRVIDTTNLLLKQKQEIILKNTIESIELYQDEKIIELVLSNLLSNAVKYSPENSKIYIIITQEIERTIIKVEDEGFGIPEKDQKNIFQRYFRAENVLLNQGTGIGLNIVKSHLENLGGTITFTSKENIGSTFIINIPNKIDI, from the coding sequence ATGATAAAAAAGGAAGATAAAGTTGTTTTTAATGCTTTATTTGAAGCAGTTTCTGAAGCTGTAATTGTTGTAAATGAGCAACAAGTAATAAGCATGATTAATTCTTCTGCGGAACAAATATTTGGTTATAAAGCAACTGAGTTGATAGGGGAACATTTAGAAACTTTAATACCTAAAAAATACAAACCAAACCACGGAAGTCATTTTAAATCTTTTTTAACGGCGAAAGAGAAAAGGCAAATGGGGCAAGGAAGAGATTTATATGCGTTGCATAAAAAGGGAAATGTTTTTCCAATAGAAGTAGGGTTAAATCCTTTAGAAATTGAAGGTGTACAATATATAATGGCTTTAGTGGTAGATATTTCATTAAGAAAATACCAAGAACTAGAAATTTTAGAGTTAAATACACGGTTAGAAAATAAAGTAAAAGAAAGAACAAGAAATTTACGAACTACCGTAGAAGAATTAGAAAAAATAAACAGAGAGTTAGATGAAGAAAATAAAAAAAGAATTGCAGCCGAAAGTAAAGCCAAAGAAGCCTTAAAAAAAGAGAGAGAATTAAATGAGTTAAAAACAAGGTTTTTATCTTTAGTTTCTCATGAATTTAAAACTCCTTTAAGTGGTATTTTAACATCTAGCATGCTGTTAGCTAAGTATAAATTAACTGAACAACAAGAAAAAAGAGAAAAACATTTAGCTGTTATAAATAATAAAGTACATTATTTAAATAATATTTTAAATGATTTTTTATCAGTAGAAAAGCTAGAAAAAGGAGAAATAAAATACACCATTGAAAATTTTGATGTGGTTAAAGTAGTGCATAGAGTAATTGATACAACAAATTTACTATTAAAACAAAAGCAGGAAATTATATTAAAAAATACAATTGAAAGTATTGAGTTGTATCAAGATGAAAAAATTATAGAACTAGTACTATCTAACTTGTTAAGTAATGCTGTTAAATATTCACCAGAAAACTCAAAAATTTATATCATTATAACTCAAGAAATAGAAAGGACAATTATTAAAGTAGAAGATGAAGGTTTTGGAATACCAGAAAAAGATCAAAAAAATATTTTTCAGAGGTATTTTAGAGCAGAAAACGTTTTGTTAAATCAAGGAACAGGAATAGGATTAAATATAGTAAAAAGTCACCTTGAGAATTTAGGAGGTACTATTACATTTACTAGTAAAGAAAATATAGGATCAACCTTTATAATAAATATACCAAACAAAATAGATATATGA
- a CDS encoding NAD(P)-dependent oxidoreductase, giving the protein MKTLIYSTKLFEKPFLESASEKAGLQFAYTNERLSKHTVEKAKGYDAIAIFSADDASFEILKKLKEYGVHYITLRSAGYDNVDLKIAKKYGIQVANVPEYSPNAIAEHAIALLMTLKRNIITANQQVKKNNFSLNNLIGSNLENKTVGLLGAGRIGSIIVKILYGFDCNILVNDITKNQDLIEQYNVTYTTNTVICKNSDVIIVSLPLTDDTHYLIDDSFLNQIQKKNVLIVNIARGGIVKTTAILEALKSGKINGYATDVYEKESGVFFYKHASENIQDEILKELINHPNVLLTPHQAFATEEAITNIVDTTIYNLNTWKDGKESKNELN; this is encoded by the coding sequence ATGAAAACACTTATATATAGTACTAAACTTTTTGAAAAACCTTTTTTAGAATCAGCCTCAGAAAAAGCTGGGCTTCAATTTGCTTATACTAATGAAAGACTCTCCAAACATACTGTTGAAAAAGCTAAAGGTTATGATGCAATAGCTATTTTTTCTGCGGATGATGCTTCTTTCGAAATTTTAAAAAAACTAAAAGAATATGGGGTTCATTACATTACTTTACGTTCTGCAGGCTATGATAATGTTGATTTAAAAATTGCTAAGAAATATGGTATACAAGTTGCCAATGTTCCTGAATACTCTCCTAATGCTATTGCCGAACATGCTATTGCACTTTTAATGACGCTTAAAAGAAATATTATTACTGCTAACCAACAGGTTAAAAAAAACAACTTTTCGTTAAACAATCTTATTGGTTCTAATTTAGAGAATAAAACTGTAGGGCTTTTGGGAGCTGGAAGAATAGGAAGCATTATTGTTAAAATTTTATATGGTTTTGATTGTAACATTCTTGTTAATGATATAACAAAGAATCAAGATTTAATTGAGCAATACAATGTAACATACACTACTAATACAGTTATTTGTAAGAATTCGGATGTAATTATAGTGAGTTTACCACTTACTGATGATACACATTATTTAATTGATGACAGTTTCTTAAATCAAATTCAAAAGAAAAATGTACTTATAGTTAACATTGCTAGAGGTGGTATTGTTAAAACTACTGCAATACTAGAAGCTTTAAAAAGTGGCAAAATTAATGGTTATGCTACAGATGTATATGAAAAGGAAAGTGGTGTATTTTTTTATAAACATGCATCTGAAAACATTCAAGATGAGATTTTAAAAGAATTAATAAATCACCCAAACGTTTTGTTAACTCCACATCAGGCTTTTGCTACTGAGGAAGCTATTACCAATATTGTTGATACTACTATTTATAATCTTAATACATGGAAAGATGGTAAAGAGTCTAAAAATGAGCTTAATTAA
- a CDS encoding metallophosphoesterase, with the protein MKTFAIGDIHGGLKALQQLLQKLDLQTNDTIIFLGDYVDGWSESAQVIDFLLDFREVYHCIFIKGNHDLYCENWLRDGTTTDSWLFHGGTMTIKSYENYTDTKKQKHLEFIERMPLYHTDSENRLFIHAGFTSMHGPQQEVHASNYNWDRTLWEMAITVDKSIPKDSLLYPKRLQLFHEIFIGHTPTTRYKKDIPMQGCNVWNVDTGAAFTGKLTAINIDTKEFIQSDSVQELYPDEKGRNDSPYKIIKKKFTDIK; encoded by the coding sequence ATGAAAACATTTGCTATTGGTGACATCCACGGAGGATTAAAGGCATTACAACAACTTTTACAAAAGTTAGATTTACAAACTAATGATACAATTATCTTTTTAGGAGATTATGTGGATGGTTGGAGTGAATCTGCTCAGGTTATTGATTTTTTACTCGATTTTAGAGAAGTGTACCATTGTATTTTCATTAAAGGAAATCATGATTTGTACTGTGAAAACTGGTTAAGGGATGGTACTACTACTGATTCTTGGTTATTTCACGGCGGAACGATGACTATTAAAAGTTATGAAAACTATACCGATACTAAAAAACAAAAACATTTAGAATTTATTGAACGTATGCCTCTGTATCATACAGACTCAGAAAATCGATTATTTATCCATGCTGGTTTTACCTCTATGCACGGACCTCAACAGGAAGTACATGCTTCTAATTATAATTGGGATAGAACCTTATGGGAAATGGCTATTACCGTAGATAAAAGTATTCCGAAAGATTCTTTATTGTATCCTAAAAGGTTACAATTATTCCATGAAATATTTATTGGACATACGCCTACTACACGTTATAAAAAAGACATACCAATGCAAGGTTGCAATGTTTGGAATGTAGATACAGGAGCGGCATTTACAGGAAAATTAACGGCTATAAATATTGATACCAAAGAATTTATACAAAGTGACTCAGTACAAGAGTTGTACCCAGATGAAAAAGGAAGAAATGATTCTCCTTATAAAATAATTAAGAAAAAGTTTACAGATATAAAATGA
- a CDS encoding NADAR family protein, whose protein sequence is MKYTTEKIINTGKKLKFVFFWGHQPNKDGSIGKSCFSQWWEAEFVIDAITYKTAEHYMMAEKARLFNDEATLLKIIDCKSPAAAKKLGRQVKNFDTILWDQHKYKIVIKANYEKFAQNPELKEFLLQTKNRILVEASPVDKIWGIGLTKDDENIENPLKWRGLNLLGYALMEVRDQLQ, encoded by the coding sequence ATGAAATACACCACAGAAAAAATTATAAATACTGGAAAAAAATTAAAGTTTGTTTTTTTCTGGGGACATCAACCCAATAAAGACGGGAGTATTGGAAAAAGTTGTTTCAGTCAGTGGTGGGAAGCTGAATTTGTTATAGATGCTATTACCTATAAAACAGCAGAACATTATATGATGGCTGAAAAAGCAAGATTATTTAATGACGAAGCAACACTTTTAAAAATAATTGATTGTAAATCTCCTGCTGCTGCGAAAAAGTTAGGACGACAAGTCAAAAATTTTGATACAATTCTATGGGATCAACACAAGTATAAAATAGTTATTAAAGCTAACTATGAAAAATTTGCTCAAAACCCTGAATTAAAAGAGTTTCTATTACAAACAAAAAACAGGATATTAGTAGAAGCTAGCCCGGTTGATAAAATTTGGGGAATTGGATTAACTAAAGATGATGAAAACATTGAAAATCCTTTAAAATGGAGAGGTCTAAATTTATTAGGCTACGCTTTAATGGAAGTCAGAGACCAACTCCAATAA
- a CDS encoding nucleoside 2-deoxyribosyltransferase domain-containing protein, with protein sequence MIYTCNDKLPVKENNYQYYFLAGSIDYQSKTPWRKTIIEKSSKRIHFFDPTNKNHHNLSDTEMKNQIEWELNTLELSDKIILNFLGYSKSPISLVEMGLYAQSGKLIIICPPEFYQNRYMYPLASKYNIPLFKNLCEFLDSFQLY encoded by the coding sequence ATGATTTATACTTGTAACGATAAGCTACCTGTAAAAGAAAACAACTATCAATACTATTTTCTTGCAGGTAGTATTGATTACCAATCAAAAACGCCATGGAGAAAGACTATTATTGAAAAAAGTTCTAAACGCATTCACTTTTTTGACCCTACTAATAAAAATCATCATAATCTTTCGGACACCGAAATGAAAAACCAAATTGAATGGGAATTAAATACCTTAGAACTATCTGATAAAATAATCTTGAACTTTTTAGGCTATTCTAAATCGCCTATTTCATTAGTAGAAATGGGGCTTTATGCACAATCTGGCAAACTTATAATTATTTGTCCACCTGAGTTTTATCAAAACAGGTACATGTATCCCCTAGCTTCAAAATACAATATTCCGCTGTTTAAAAATCTTTGTGAATTTTTAGATTCTTTTCAACTTTATTGA
- a CDS encoding head GIN domain-containing protein, which yields MNRIFSLNRIAILLAFSALFVGCNENDTLNLPDDVDNNISIDTNTDTNSDNKSDCIKGEGTPVTKTLDIANFTGVNLVSVTDKLTIKQGATQKVVVTGHANVIEEINTEVTDNVWKIAFKDGCYENYELAIEITVPTINTIATTGFGAAVVEDFTNQENLSISLSGSGKLILNKFDGIKMLNVTFKGSGNLEAKQAISGVNQININVAGAGTYKGFNIEAKNVTVNSKGFSNIETTATENLNVTVSGSGVIRYKGTPKISKTGWASIIDAN from the coding sequence ATGAATCGTATTTTTAGTTTAAATCGTATTGCTATCCTATTAGCCTTCTCTGCCCTTTTTGTTGGATGTAATGAGAACGACACATTAAATCTACCAGATGATGTAGATAACAATATAAGTATTGACACAAATACAGACACTAACAGTGATAATAAATCTGATTGTATCAAGGGAGAAGGAACTCCTGTTACTAAAACGCTAGACATTGCTAACTTTACAGGTGTAAACTTAGTATCCGTTACGGATAAATTAACTATTAAACAAGGAGCTACTCAAAAAGTAGTGGTAACTGGGCATGCTAATGTTATTGAAGAAATTAATACTGAAGTAACTGACAATGTATGGAAAATAGCTTTTAAAGATGGTTGTTATGAAAATTATGAGCTAGCTATTGAGATTACAGTGCCAACTATTAACACTATTGCAACCACTGGTTTTGGTGCTGCTGTGGTAGAAGATTTTACGAATCAAGAAAACCTAAGTATTAGTTTAAGCGGAAGTGGTAAGCTAATACTAAATAAATTTGATGGTATAAAAATGCTTAACGTTACTTTTAAAGGTTCTGGAAATTTAGAAGCTAAACAAGCTATTTCTGGAGTAAATCAAATTAACATTAACGTAGCCGGAGCTGGAACCTATAAAGGTTTTAATATAGAAGCAAAAAATGTAACTGTTAACTCTAAAGGTTTTTCTAATATAGAAACTACTGCTACTGAAAACTTAAATGTAACTGTAAGTGGATCTGGAGTTATTCGTTATAAAGGAACTCCAAAAATTTCTAAAACAGGTTGGGCTAGTATTATAGATGCTAACTAG
- a CDS encoding nicotinate phosphoribosyltransferase — MNPLLYTDGYKVDHRRQYPNNTTLVYSNWTPRKSRIKGINEVVFFGLQYFIKKYILEDFENNFFNQPKEKIAKNYARRINNYLGENSVGIQHIEALHDLGYLPMVIKALPEGVSVPIRVPMFIMYNTLPDFFWLTNYFETLLSTTIWLPCNSATIAKAYRKILDKYANDTSSIPEFVAWQGHDFSMRGMAGLEAAVMSAAGHLLSFTGTDTIPSIDFLETYYNADADKELIGGSVAATEHSVMCMGTNNGEQETFKRLITEVYPKGVVSIVSDTWDLWKVLTEYLPNLKQEVLNRDGKVVIRPDSGNPVDIICGNPNGKTIEEQKGVVELLWDIFGGNTNSKGYKELDTHIGAIYGDSITLERAEQICERLKQKGFASTNVVLGIGSFTYQYNTRDTFGFAMKATYGEVDGEGREIFKDPVTDDGTKKSAKGLLKITLENGVYKLNDQVNWKEENKGELREVFKDGKLLIDDTLQDIRKRL; from the coding sequence ATGAATCCATTATTATATACAGACGGTTACAAAGTTGATCACAGAAGACAATACCCTAATAATACAACCTTAGTATACTCAAATTGGACACCAAGAAAAAGTAGAATTAAAGGCATTAATGAAGTAGTATTTTTTGGATTGCAGTACTTTATAAAAAAATACATCTTAGAGGATTTTGAAAATAATTTTTTTAATCAACCTAAAGAAAAAATTGCTAAAAACTATGCTAGGCGTATTAATAACTATTTAGGTGAAAACTCAGTAGGAATTCAACACATTGAAGCATTACATGATTTAGGGTATTTACCAATGGTTATAAAAGCTTTACCTGAAGGAGTTTCTGTGCCTATTAGAGTACCAATGTTTATCATGTATAACACATTACCTGATTTTTTTTGGTTAACCAATTATTTTGAAACCTTATTATCTACCACTATTTGGTTACCATGTAATTCAGCAACTATTGCTAAAGCTTATCGAAAAATATTAGACAAATATGCTAATGACACTTCATCAATACCAGAATTTGTAGCTTGGCAAGGTCATGATTTTTCGATGCGTGGTATGGCTGGATTAGAAGCTGCTGTAATGAGTGCTGCTGGGCACTTACTAAGTTTTACAGGTACTGATACCATACCTAGTATTGATTTTTTAGAAACCTATTACAATGCTGATGCCGATAAAGAACTTATTGGTGGATCTGTAGCAGCTACCGAACACTCAGTAATGTGTATGGGAACAAACAATGGTGAACAGGAAACTTTTAAACGTTTAATTACCGAAGTATACCCTAAAGGAGTTGTTTCTATTGTTTCAGATACATGGGATTTATGGAAAGTATTAACTGAATACCTTCCTAATTTAAAACAAGAGGTATTGAACCGAGATGGCAAAGTAGTTATTAGACCTGATAGTGGAAACCCTGTAGATATTATTTGTGGAAATCCAAATGGAAAAACCATAGAAGAACAAAAAGGTGTGGTAGAATTATTATGGGATATTTTTGGTGGTAACACTAATAGCAAAGGCTATAAAGAATTAGATACACATATTGGTGCTATTTATGGAGATAGTATTACTTTAGAAAGAGCTGAACAGATTTGTGAACGTTTAAAGCAAAAAGGTTTTGCTTCTACCAACGTAGTTTTAGGTATTGGCTCTTTTACTTACCAATACAATACCCGAGATACTTTTGGTTTTGCTATGAAAGCTACTTACGGAGAAGTTGATGGTGAGGGACGTGAAATTTTTAAAGATCCTGTTACAGATGATGGTACTAAGAAATCTGCAAAAGGACTTTTAAAAATTACTTTAGAAAATGGTGTTTACAAACTTAACGATCAAGTGAATTGGAAAGAAGAAAATAAAGGTGAATTAAGAGAAGTTTTTAAAGATGGTAAACTGCTAATTGATGATACCTTACAAGATATAAGAAAACGACTATAA
- a CDS encoding RsiV family protein, with product MYKQKLIKNLFLLLLLLLLVTIACKPDTFTTKITKKLQTETDISSKKERALVKVVDSFPENENQLKIAKVRAQKDDAYIFENTIESRRFKRETATYTIDFCYPYLNEGYNPKFEIFNNYVKEKLLKLSEIENNVREAQELLCDTIVKNKINRECRIADYKIYTQNDEHLSVLFYLENHYTGTKATYYTFETINFDMIKGKLLGFEDYFPKDKIAEVHTIVNNEITTAITNGTMFYECFPVSLEDFKLAKNNFVLNDDTIVFYFNDCVMCPSFVGTYEIEIPLEKFKLVFKKYWIEAL from the coding sequence ATGTATAAACAAAAATTAATAAAAAACCTTTTTTTACTGCTACTACTACTACTATTAGTAACTATAGCTTGTAAGCCAGATACTTTTACAACAAAAATTACAAAGAAACTCCAAACAGAAACCGATATATCTTCTAAAAAAGAAAGAGCACTAGTTAAAGTAGTAGACTCTTTTCCAGAAAATGAAAACCAGTTAAAAATTGCGAAAGTAAGAGCGCAGAAAGATGATGCTTATATATTTGAAAATACTATAGAAAGTAGACGTTTTAAAAGAGAAACTGCCACTTATACCATTGACTTTTGTTACCCTTATTTGAATGAAGGTTACAACCCTAAATTTGAAATTTTTAATAATTATGTAAAAGAAAAACTATTAAAATTATCAGAAATAGAAAATAATGTAAGAGAAGCACAAGAATTGTTGTGTGATACAATAGTAAAAAATAAAATAAATAGAGAATGTAGAATAGCAGATTATAAAATTTACACACAAAACGACGAACATTTAAGTGTACTATTTTATTTAGAAAACCATTATACAGGTACAAAGGCAACGTATTATACATTTGAAACCATTAATTTTGATATGATTAAAGGAAAACTTCTTGGTTTTGAAGATTATTTTCCAAAAGATAAAATAGCCGAAGTTCACACCATAGTAAACAATGAAATTACAACAGCAATTACTAACGGAACTATGTTTTATGAATGTTTTCCTGTAAGTTTAGAAGACTTTAAATTAGCTAAAAACAACTTTGTATTAAATGATGATACAATAGTTTTTTATTTTAATGATTGTGTTATGTGCCCTTCTTTTGTAGGGACTTATGAAATTGAAATTCCATTAGAAAAATTTAAACTTGTATTTAAAAAATATTGGATAGAGGCTCTTTAA
- a CDS encoding 2OG-Fe(II) oxygenase: MKKITVHPNIFLIENFLSDEECQKYLSIFQHKEFEEAKISIHGNQVMNKGVRNNDRHIFFDEKLAVKLWERIAQFTPEKVSFYKAIGLNEMFRVYKYSKGQRFKMHIDGSYQRNFSESSLFSFLIYLNDNFEGGETEFRKLHTITPQKGTALVFKHKLKHEGKEVTTGIKYVLRTDIMYKRT, from the coding sequence ATGAAAAAAATAACAGTACATCCAAATATTTTTCTGATAGAAAACTTTCTTTCTGATGAAGAATGTCAAAAGTATTTATCCATCTTTCAGCATAAAGAATTTGAAGAAGCTAAAATTTCTATACATGGAAACCAAGTAATGAACAAAGGAGTTAGAAATAATGATCGTCACATTTTTTTTGATGAAAAACTGGCTGTAAAACTTTGGGAGAGAATTGCACAGTTTACTCCTGAAAAAGTAAGTTTTTATAAAGCAATTGGTTTAAATGAAATGTTTAGAGTTTATAAATATTCCAAAGGTCAACGCTTTAAAATGCATATAGATGGGAGTTATCAAAGAAACTTTTCAGAGAGTAGTTTGTTTTCTTTTTTAATATACTTAAATGACAATTTTGAAGGAGGTGAAACCGAGTTTAGAAAACTACATACGATTACACCTCAAAAAGGAACTGCTTTGGTATTTAAACATAAACTTAAACATGAAGGTAAAGAAGTTACTACTGGTATAAAGTATGTCTTAAGAACCGATATCATGTATAAAAGAACATAG
- a CDS encoding response regulator — MRKILLIEDDKVLRENTAELLEISGYYKVITAENGKIGVRKALAELPDLIVCDIMMPELDGYGVLETLSKNASSQYIPFIFLSAKTERSDIRKGMNLGADDYITKPFTEEELTDAIESRLAKSLILKDRRTKVKETSPSENTLRGLNDLKNFLDDNGTFFTFKNEEVIYNEGDNSNYIFLILKGAVNCSKLNEQGKNLITSLYKEDDLFGYTSFSQNLAYQETAIAIGTTELVGIKKTELTTILQENHKVVLELVDLLSDNLKGVKEQLLDMAYNSVHKKTANTLLKFAEKINRKPEDPIKISRHDLASVAGIATETLIRSVSKLKKEGIIAIEGRNIKILDIEALKQVD; from the coding sequence ATGAGAAAAATATTGTTAATAGAAGATGATAAAGTGCTAAGAGAAAATACAGCTGAATTACTGGAAATTTCTGGTTATTATAAAGTAATCACAGCAGAAAATGGAAAAATAGGAGTGAGGAAAGCATTGGCTGAATTACCTGATCTTATTGTGTGTGATATAATGATGCCTGAGTTAGATGGCTATGGTGTTTTAGAAACCTTATCAAAAAATGCGAGCAGTCAATACATTCCTTTTATATTTCTATCAGCAAAAACAGAAAGAAGTGATATAAGAAAAGGCATGAATTTAGGAGCTGATGATTATATAACCAAACCTTTTACAGAAGAAGAGTTAACAGATGCTATTGAAAGTAGGTTGGCAAAATCGTTAATTTTAAAAGACAGAAGAACGAAAGTAAAAGAAACAAGTCCATCTGAAAACACCTTACGAGGTTTAAATGATTTAAAGAATTTTTTAGATGATAATGGCACCTTTTTTACTTTTAAAAATGAAGAGGTTATTTATAATGAAGGAGACAATTCAAATTATATATTTTTAATTCTTAAAGGAGCAGTTAACTGTTCTAAATTAAATGAACAAGGTAAAAATTTAATTACATCTTTATATAAAGAAGATGATTTATTTGGCTATACTTCTTTTTCTCAAAACTTAGCATATCAAGAAACCGCTATTGCTATAGGTACTACAGAATTAGTAGGTATAAAAAAAACAGAATTAACTACAATTCTTCAAGAGAATCATAAAGTTGTTTTAGAGTTGGTAGATTTGTTATCAGATAACTTAAAAGGGGTAAAAGAGCAGTTGTTAGATATGGCGTATAACTCTGTTCACAAAAAAACAGCCAACACTTTATTAAAATTTGCAGAAAAAATTAATCGCAAACCAGAAGATCCCATTAAAATTTCCCGTCATGATTTAGCAAGCGTTGCAGGAATAGCTACAGAAACACTTATTAGAAGTGTATCAAAACTTAAAAAAGAAGGAATTATAGCTATTGAGGGTAGAAATATTAAAATTTTAGATATAGAAGCATTGAAGCAGGTAGACTGA
- a CDS encoding NAD(P)H-dependent oxidoreductase: MKTLIIYAHPSKQSYTYEVLIQLKSNLIKEQIDFEVSDLYASNFQTDMTEEEYQREGFVNFDLPIPNDVLKEQQKIKEADCLIFLYPVWWSDCPAKLKGWFDRVYSVGYAYGKEDTDKVERMKVVKYGLVICTAGHSNEFLKEIGIAESMRNVMLDDRLGKRFKHKEMLILGGTTQKEKVKQRHSQIIQTIGSKIKEYCAQ, from the coding sequence ATGAAAACGTTGATTATTTATGCACATCCTAGTAAGCAATCATATACATATGAGGTATTAATACAACTAAAATCCAATCTAATTAAAGAACAGATAGATTTTGAAGTTTCTGATTTATATGCATCAAATTTTCAAACGGATATGACGGAAGAAGAATATCAGCGAGAAGGATTTGTAAATTTTGACCTGCCAATACCTAATGATGTATTGAAAGAACAACAAAAGATTAAGGAAGCAGATTGTTTGATTTTTTTATATCCAGTTTGGTGGAGTGATTGTCCTGCTAAGTTAAAAGGTTGGTTTGACAGAGTGTATAGTGTAGGTTATGCTTACGGAAAGGAAGATACTGATAAAGTAGAACGAATGAAAGTTGTAAAATATGGATTGGTAATATGTACAGCTGGTCATTCTAATGAATTTTTGAAAGAAATAGGTATTGCAGAAAGTATGCGAAATGTAATGCTTGATGATCGCTTAGGAAAACGATTTAAACATAAAGAGATGCTAATTTTAGGAGGAACTACTCAAAAAGAAAAAGTAAAACAAAGGCATAGTCAAATAATTCAAACAATTGGAAGTAAAATCAAAGAATATTGTGCTCAATAA